A stretch of the Halorussus salinus genome encodes the following:
- a CDS encoding MFS transporter, whose product MRLFGFVREREWATLLGYVLLVGLLAAGYYYNVTFVQLGLLDLGTRLVGMTERQVSTWMAALALLTLVVAVATGVTMDRRGWSRNLWVKFRLLFGVLLVQFLLTLVAPFVGNVPAFGAWILLASVGLGVGIPVTFGMTIDFVPVEDRGYVAAAITAAAYFAANVYPLDWRIETFSAVMVAAMAPAVVGLGVLASGRVGAANRLVGALADQHEQRAFGVGRFCRSDGQTAPVSTRSFAFWGPVVLMFGVFFVDSLGFLRIVETPTFVQSAWQSPDFSDHLALGVVHVLGALVAGVLYTNFDRNWLFLWVFGLFSLTHLFYTTDVRLAAWFPGVAGGPSSPINSAVYAVAVSFYTTLNFALWPDLSTPETVGTHTAIGVGLAGWLATFLSTAVALSFESSDVTLLSHLNVVNALALLLFAGLVAALYLRRLVAAAWDSDGEVAAAHPERADGADGTEVNR is encoded by the coding sequence ATGCGACTGTTCGGCTTCGTCCGCGAGCGCGAGTGGGCGACCCTGCTGGGCTACGTACTCCTCGTCGGTCTGCTGGCGGCGGGGTACTACTACAACGTGACGTTCGTCCAGTTGGGGTTGCTCGACCTCGGGACGCGACTCGTCGGGATGACCGAGCGGCAGGTCTCGACGTGGATGGCCGCCCTCGCGCTCCTGACGCTCGTCGTCGCCGTCGCGACCGGGGTAACGATGGACCGGCGAGGGTGGAGCCGGAACCTGTGGGTCAAGTTCCGCCTGTTGTTCGGGGTCCTCCTCGTCCAGTTTCTCCTGACGCTGGTCGCGCCGTTCGTCGGGAACGTACCCGCGTTCGGCGCGTGGATTCTGTTGGCGTCGGTCGGACTCGGCGTCGGAATTCCGGTGACGTTCGGGATGACTATCGACTTCGTGCCGGTCGAGGACAGGGGGTACGTCGCGGCCGCGATTACGGCGGCGGCGTACTTCGCGGCGAACGTCTATCCGCTCGACTGGCGCATCGAGACGTTCAGCGCCGTGATGGTCGCGGCGATGGCTCCCGCCGTGGTCGGTCTCGGGGTACTGGCTTCGGGGCGCGTCGGCGCGGCGAACCGTCTCGTCGGGGCGCTCGCCGACCAGCACGAACAGCGAGCGTTCGGCGTCGGGCGGTTCTGCCGGTCCGACGGCCAGACCGCGCCGGTTTCGACACGGAGCTTCGCCTTCTGGGGGCCGGTCGTCCTGATGTTCGGCGTGTTCTTCGTGGACAGTCTGGGCTTCCTCCGAATCGTCGAGACGCCGACGTTCGTCCAGAGCGCGTGGCAGTCGCCCGACTTTTCGGACCACCTCGCGCTCGGGGTGGTCCACGTTTTGGGGGCGCTCGTCGCCGGGGTCCTCTACACGAACTTCGACCGCAACTGGCTCTTTCTGTGGGTGTTCGGCCTGTTCTCGCTGACACACCTGTTCTACACGACCGACGTGCGACTGGCGGCGTGGTTTCCCGGCGTCGCTGGCGGGCCGTCGTCGCCGATAAACTCGGCAGTGTACGCGGTGGCGGTGAGTTTCTACACGACACTCAACTTCGCGCTCTGGCCCGACCTCTCGACGCCCGAGACTGTCGGGACCCACACCGCAATCGGGGTGGGACTCGCGGGCTGGCTGGCGACGTTCCTGAGTACGGCGGTCGCCCTCTCGTTTGAGAGTAGCGACGTGACGCTGCTGTCGCACCTCAACGTCGTGAACGCGCTGGCGCTGTTGCTGTTCGCCGGTCTCGTCGCGGCGCTGTACCTCCGGCGACTGGTCGCGGCCGCGTGGGACTCGGACGGCGAGGTGGCGGCCGCCCACCCTGAGCGAGCGGACGGCGCGGACGGCACGGAGGTGAACCGCTGA
- a CDS encoding ABC transporter substrate-binding protein codes for MGETRREFLRTTGVSAVGLTGAVGVTSGQLSGVSLLLNWKPNGLHVPYYAAKARGYYDEQGVNLTGIESGQGSDFAAKQVGLGNAPLAVTGASQILNVNSRGLAPRSVGVMMQRSPVVVFTTRETFGGELTSADQLAGKTVGTGPGMVRILTKLLLEQRGVLSEVELVDTGFDTVQQLLGGEIDAAGGVFADAVVARRKAEQVSSVSVAETIPSYGHVVAANDEFAAENPETVRGFLNATARGAAWATDNPQKATDELLAANPALSETAEVQRAKWVEMASQYVLSESVRQQAFGWSDGKPWQTTYEALRGAELLGGEVDPASVWTNEYLDTDYRYVGEYAAQVTPPESSRTATSGSESTATSGNDPTTTSGNEPTTTGSD; via the coding sequence ATGGGGGAGACACGACGGGAATTTCTTCGAACGACAGGCGTCTCGGCGGTCGGACTGACGGGAGCGGTCGGCGTCACCTCCGGCCAGTTGAGCGGCGTCTCGCTCCTGCTCAACTGGAAGCCAAACGGGCTTCACGTGCCCTACTACGCCGCGAAGGCGCGGGGCTACTACGACGAGCAGGGGGTGAACCTGACCGGAATCGAGTCCGGACAGGGGTCGGACTTCGCGGCCAAGCAGGTCGGACTGGGTAACGCTCCGCTGGCGGTCACCGGCGCGAGCCAGATACTCAACGTCAACTCGCGGGGCCTCGCGCCCCGGTCGGTCGGCGTGATGATGCAACGCAGTCCGGTCGTGGTGTTCACCACCCGCGAGACCTTCGGCGGCGAGTTGACCAGCGCCGACCAACTCGCGGGCAAGACGGTCGGTACCGGCCCCGGCATGGTGCGGATTCTCACGAAACTGCTCCTCGAACAGCGGGGCGTCCTCTCGGAGGTCGAACTCGTGGACACCGGATTCGACACGGTCCAGCAGTTGCTCGGCGGGGAGATAGACGCCGCGGGCGGCGTCTTCGCCGACGCGGTGGTCGCCCGCCGGAAAGCCGAGCAGGTCTCGTCGGTTTCGGTCGCGGAGACGATTCCCTCCTACGGGCACGTCGTCGCCGCGAACGACGAGTTCGCGGCCGAGAATCCCGAGACGGTCCGCGGGTTCCTCAACGCGACCGCTCGGGGCGCGGCGTGGGCGACCGACAATCCTCAGAAAGCGACCGACGAGCTACTCGCGGCCAACCCCGCTCTCTCGGAGACCGCCGAGGTCCAGCGCGCCAAGTGGGTCGAGATGGCCAGCCAGTACGTCCTCTCGGAGTCGGTTCGCCAGCAGGCGTTCGGGTGGAGCGACGGGAAGCCGTGGCAAACGACCTACGAGGCGCTCCGCGGGGCGGAACTCCTCGGGGGCGAGGTGGACCCCGCGTCGGTCTGGACCAACGAGTACCTCGACACCGACTACCGGTACGTCGGGGAGTACGCCGCGCAGGTCACGCCGCCCGAATCGTCTCGGACGGCGACCTCCGGAAGCGAATCGACCGCGACTTCCGGAAACGACCCGACCACGACTTCCGGGAACGAACCGACCACGACCGGTAGCGACTGA
- a CDS encoding ABC transporter ATP-binding protein has product MGGDEPGARATAESGRESHRHGETEESGETDQSSESGESPETAIRLDGVTVDFEEVRALADVDLRVEEGEFVTVIGPSGCGKTTMLRAVGGLQAPTAGTVSVGGESPDRARAAGEFGVVFQRHALLPWKSALENVVFLRKLAGKSPDRDRARDLLETVGLAGFADARPAELSGGMRQRVAIARALHLGASVLLMDEPFGELDELTREEMGVEVRRVWREQRKTVLFVTHSVPEAVFLADRCVVMSDAPGEIAGVFDVDLPRPRDESVYGTTAFQEQVARVRTALHEGYELRRDQRR; this is encoded by the coding sequence ATGGGGGGAGACGAACCCGGCGCGCGAGCGACGGCGGAATCGGGACGCGAGAGCCACCGGCACGGCGAGACCGAGGAGTCGGGGGAGACCGACCAGTCGAGCGAGTCGGGCGAGTCGCCCGAGACCGCCATCCGACTCGACGGCGTGACCGTCGATTTCGAGGAGGTCCGCGCGCTCGCCGACGTGGACCTCCGAGTCGAGGAGGGCGAGTTCGTCACGGTCATCGGTCCCTCGGGGTGCGGGAAGACGACCATGCTCCGGGCGGTCGGCGGCCTCCAAGCCCCGACCGCTGGCACCGTCAGCGTCGGCGGCGAGTCGCCCGACCGCGCCAGAGCGGCGGGCGAGTTCGGAGTCGTCTTCCAGCGCCACGCCCTGCTCCCGTGGAAGTCCGCGCTCGAAAACGTCGTCTTCCTCCGGAAACTGGCCGGGAAGTCGCCCGACCGCGACCGGGCGCGCGACCTGCTGGAGACGGTCGGTCTCGCGGGGTTCGCCGACGCTCGCCCCGCCGAACTCTCCGGCGGGATGCGCCAGCGCGTCGCCATCGCGCGGGCGCTCCACCTCGGGGCCTCGGTCCTCCTGATGGACGAACCGTTCGGCGAACTCGACGAACTCACCCGCGAGGAGATGGGCGTCGAGGTCCGGCGCGTCTGGCGCGAACAGCGAAAGACCGTCCTGTTCGTGACCCACAGCGTCCCCGAGGCGGTCTTCCTCGCCGACAGGTGCGTCGTGATGAGCGACGCCCCCGGCGAGATAGCGGGCGTCTTCGACGTGGACCTGCCCCGGCCCCGCGACGAATCGGTGTACGGCACGACCGCGTTTCAGGAGCAGGTCGCGCGCGTCCGAACCGCGCTCCACGAGGGGTACGAACTCCGGCGGGACCAACGCCGGTGA
- a CDS encoding YqjF family protein: MGWRHLLFANWPVAPEVVEPHLPDALAVDTYDATAWLSVVPYVNVDVRPRRMPSGFGVTLPELNLRTYVRPEGSRDASNRTAADRKSDGNEAFTDRTPGVYFFSLDADGLPGVGLASVLGARLLHHLPYYRADIDWSVADGEVRFESRRRHPGARPVAFRATYGPTGEEFRPDPDTLAHFLTERYRFYTEAPGGAIRYADIRHDPWTLREASADVGTNTLFRANGFDAPESDPVWYYSRGLDILASPNRELD; encoded by the coding sequence ATGGGCTGGCGACACCTGCTGTTCGCCAACTGGCCGGTCGCGCCCGAGGTCGTGGAACCGCACCTTCCCGACGCCCTCGCGGTGGATACCTACGACGCTACTGCGTGGCTGTCGGTCGTGCCGTACGTCAACGTGGACGTGCGCCCGCGGCGAATGCCGTCGGGATTCGGCGTGACACTACCGGAACTCAACCTCCGGACGTACGTCCGGCCCGAGGGAAGTCGAGACGCCAGCAACCGAACCGCCGCCGACCGGAAGTCCGACGGGAACGAAGCGTTCACCGACCGGACGCCCGGCGTCTACTTCTTCAGCCTCGACGCCGACGGTCTGCCGGGCGTGGGACTGGCGAGCGTCCTCGGCGCGCGCCTGCTCCACCACCTGCCGTACTACCGCGCCGACATCGACTGGTCGGTCGCGGACGGCGAGGTCCGCTTCGAGAGTCGCCGCCGCCATCCCGGCGCGCGGCCGGTCGCGTTCCGCGCGACCTACGGACCGACCGGCGAGGAGTTCCGTCCCGACCCCGACACCCTCGCGCATTTCCTGACCGAGCGGTATCGCTTCTACACCGAGGCCCCCGGCGGCGCGATTCGCTACGCCGACATCCGCCACGACCCGTGGACGCTCCGGGAGGCGAGCGCCGACGTAGGGACGAACACGCTGTTCCGCGCCAACGGCTTCGACGCGCCCGAGAGCGACCCGGTATGGTACTACAGTCGCGGTCTCGACATTCTGGCGTCGCCGAATCGAGAACTCGACTGA
- a CDS encoding DNA topoisomerase VI subunit B — protein sequence MPSIQSTLGDEEGIAEELAESQRQISIAEFFEKNKHMLGFDSGARALVTAVKEAVDNALDATEEAGIKPDIYVEIDDSGDYYTLVVEDNGPGITKEQLPKVFGKLLYGSRFHAREQSLTPDQRLLVRRNGELDFVPIGVLCDAYLPQEGAETAPIPDEIEAPAFNRETHEMTWEPVTHAIRHETDERTYEITTEKGRAVEVTGNHSLFSVTAEGETKEVSAGELEAGDTVLTPRTLPGFEETVSEVNLLNHLTIDQLEDRRVYVYGFDEETLAELRSGETIRRKPSEDSSRKRYYYRYDGVEILRDSLEQNYVEKGYLPAEKVVELGWEEKAADCELRTYQVGGEETGMPVTVPLSKSFVELVAHYISEGHTDDRQIGFTFGSHESNLIETTERAIAKVGCSTTTVDRKRNSTRVKAFGSPLAMFLKNVCGDTARTKRIPDFVFEADSEYQRQFIAALYQGDGSDSHPSNELSHTTTSETLARQLSVLWNMQGVLASTETVENASGYADDSATTYRTKVYGEDVEISDVFEAEIASGEQQYKRIPTSLLEDLRVGHVGSKTVPDTIPGLLVGVGVGSKIKHAEVYQTLIEDAIAGEYVEKPRYVHNLQEMGLLDDDHRPTEKLADLWESIQNLHGLTDTDMCLLRVENVEETEPPEYVYDISVPGATGRDENFVVANDGALSVKNSRGQQGIGISAAVLYSQLTSGKPAKITSKTEAGSEQYFELIIDTDENEPEIKDESDSPPAGKHVNDTHGTRIELEMEGNMRARQQLQRYIKHTAVVNPHARIEYREPGMDEPQQFQRADGAELPAETEEIRPHPHGVELGTVLKMLASTDSHSVSGFVQEEFTRVGRKTADSILDNFRDRHFGREAAWQPPQAHEKSDLARAVANAVSNKSKDATAAFGDEVAEAVTGRNRVAYSELVEIVAETADSVGEEYDETFGDTVQENAVEAAWERLTGDRTSDLYQLVDKATSTRKDDETVHGLAERLAKRFEKGRERDRATHDELREYVDKAADQTEEYDDATIGDTARENVVMEVWNTMVTVPDAVPKVNDFVDDRDMSSDLLEAMTATDIISPPTNCLSPITDELVEAGLRKEFDADFYAASTRDADVHGGDPFIVEAGIAYGGELDEEGKAEVLRFANRVPLVYQRGACATTDVVKSIGWRNYNLSQPGGSGIPTGPAVVMVHVASTNVPFTSESKDAIANVPAIEDEIELAIREAARELKSYLNKRKSLQKRKKKQNVIASILPEMAEKLADVTGQSEPQYEDALARIMNNVLVEREVEDEKIRLIVENNSGTNVNPRLRDLIETEPQNLSDGARKSGNDEEGWLIDWSPTVESGGEAVLTFEIAENVSFGKVKVEGIENPKLTNNTEP from the coding sequence ATGCCATCTATCCAGTCGACGCTCGGCGACGAGGAGGGGATCGCCGAGGAGTTGGCCGAGAGCCAACGCCAAATCTCCATCGCCGAGTTCTTCGAGAAGAACAAACACATGCTCGGGTTCGACAGCGGTGCCCGAGCGCTCGTGACGGCGGTGAAGGAGGCGGTGGACAACGCCCTCGACGCCACCGAGGAGGCTGGTATCAAGCCCGACATCTACGTCGAAATCGACGACTCGGGTGACTACTACACCCTCGTCGTCGAGGACAACGGGCCGGGCATCACCAAAGAGCAACTCCCCAAGGTGTTCGGGAAGTTACTCTACGGCTCACGGTTCCACGCCCGAGAACAATCGTTGACTCCCGACCAGCGATTGCTGGTACGGCGGAACGGCGAACTCGATTTCGTTCCCATCGGGGTGCTCTGTGACGCCTACCTCCCGCAGGAGGGGGCAGAAACGGCTCCGATTCCGGACGAGATAGAGGCCCCGGCGTTCAACCGTGAAACGCACGAGATGACGTGGGAGCCAGTTACGCACGCCATCCGACACGAGACGGACGAACGAACCTACGAAATTACGACGGAAAAGGGTCGAGCAGTCGAGGTTACTGGAAACCATAGCCTGTTCAGCGTCACGGCAGAAGGTGAGACGAAGGAAGTGAGTGCCGGAGAGTTGGAAGCAGGTGATACGGTTCTGACACCTCGAACCCTCCCCGGCTTCGAAGAGACCGTTTCGGAGGTGAACCTCCTAAACCACTTGACCATCGACCAACTCGAAGACCGGCGAGTGTACGTCTACGGATTCGACGAGGAGACGCTAGCCGAACTCCGGTCGGGAGAAACGATCCGTCGCAAGCCCTCGGAGGACAGCAGTCGAAAGCGGTACTACTACCGGTACGATGGCGTCGAAATCCTTCGAGACAGTTTAGAGCAGAATTACGTCGAGAAAGGGTATCTACCAGCCGAGAAGGTGGTAGAACTCGGCTGGGAAGAGAAAGCCGCCGACTGTGAACTTCGAACGTACCAAGTCGGCGGCGAGGAGACCGGGATGCCAGTCACGGTTCCGCTGTCGAAGTCGTTCGTGGAACTGGTAGCCCACTACATCTCCGAGGGACACACCGACGACCGTCAGATCGGCTTTACTTTCGGGTCCCACGAGTCGAACCTCATCGAGACGACCGAGCGGGCTATCGCAAAGGTCGGCTGTTCGACCACGACGGTTGACCGGAAGCGAAACTCGACGCGAGTGAAAGCCTTCGGCTCACCGCTGGCGATGTTCCTCAAGAACGTCTGTGGCGACACTGCTCGAACCAAGCGAATTCCGGACTTCGTGTTCGAGGCGGATAGCGAGTATCAGCGGCAGTTCATCGCCGCGCTGTATCAGGGAGACGGGTCGGATTCACATCCGAGCAACGAACTTTCCCACACTACGACGAGCGAGACGCTAGCTCGACAACTTTCGGTCCTCTGGAACATGCAGGGGGTGCTGGCGAGTACAGAGACCGTCGAGAACGCCAGCGGGTACGCCGACGACTCGGCGACTACGTATCGAACGAAGGTCTACGGTGAGGATGTCGAAATCAGCGACGTTTTCGAGGCAGAAATCGCGTCTGGAGAACAGCAGTACAAGCGAATCCCGACATCGTTGCTAGAGGACCTTCGAGTTGGGCACGTCGGGAGTAAGACGGTGCCGGACACTATCCCCGGTCTGCTCGTCGGTGTCGGCGTCGGATCGAAAATCAAGCACGCGGAAGTGTACCAGACACTTATCGAGGACGCGATAGCAGGCGAGTACGTCGAGAAACCCCGGTACGTTCACAATTTACAGGAGATGGGGCTTCTCGACGACGACCACCGTCCGACCGAGAAGTTGGCCGACCTCTGGGAGAGCATTCAGAACCTGCACGGACTCACGGACACCGACATGTGTCTGCTCCGAGTCGAGAACGTCGAGGAGACCGAACCACCGGAGTACGTCTACGATATATCGGTTCCCGGTGCGACCGGACGCGACGAGAATTTCGTCGTCGCCAACGATGGAGCGCTCAGCGTCAAGAATAGCCGCGGTCAGCAAGGAATCGGGATTTCGGCGGCTGTCCTCTACTCCCAGTTGACTTCCGGCAAACCGGCCAAGATTACGAGCAAGACCGAGGCCGGGTCCGAGCAGTACTTCGAACTCATCATCGACACCGACGAGAACGAACCGGAAATCAAAGACGAGTCGGACTCGCCGCCCGCGGGCAAGCACGTCAACGACACCCACGGGACACGCATCGAGTTGGAGATGGAGGGCAACATGCGCGCCCGCCAGCAACTCCAGCGCTACATCAAGCACACCGCGGTCGTGAACCCTCACGCCCGCATCGAGTACCGCGAGCCGGGCATGGACGAGCCACAGCAGTTCCAGCGCGCCGACGGCGCGGAACTCCCCGCCGAGACCGAGGAGATTCGCCCGCACCCCCACGGCGTCGAGTTGGGGACCGTCCTGAAGATGCTCGCCAGCACGGATTCGCACAGCGTCTCGGGGTTCGTCCAAGAGGAGTTCACCCGTGTCGGCCGGAAGACCGCCGACTCCATCCTCGACAACTTCCGGGACCGCCACTTCGGCCGCGAGGCCGCGTGGCAACCCCCTCAGGCTCACGAGAAGTCGGACCTCGCACGCGCGGTGGCGAACGCGGTCTCGAACAAGAGCAAGGACGCGACCGCCGCCTTCGGCGACGAAGTGGCCGAAGCAGTCACCGGCCGCAACCGCGTCGCCTACAGCGAACTGGTCGAAATCGTCGCCGAGACCGCGGATTCGGTCGGCGAAGAGTACGACGAGACGTTCGGCGATACGGTACAGGAAAACGCAGTCGAAGCCGCGTGGGAGCGACTCACCGGCGACCGCACGAGCGACCTCTACCAACTCGTGGACAAGGCAACCAGCACGCGCAAGGACGACGAGACGGTCCACGGTCTCGCCGAGCGCCTCGCCAAGCGGTTCGAGAAAGGTCGGGAGCGAGACCGAGCGACCCACGACGAACTGCGCGAGTACGTGGACAAGGCCGCCGACCAGACCGAGGAGTACGACGACGCGACTATCGGCGACACCGCCCGCGAGAACGTCGTGATGGAGGTCTGGAACACGATGGTCACGGTCCCCGACGCGGTGCCGAAGGTCAACGACTTCGTGGACGACCGCGACATGTCCAGCGACCTGCTGGAGGCGATGACCGCGACCGACATCATCTCGCCGCCGACCAACTGCCTGTCGCCCATCACCGACGAACTCGTGGAGGCCGGACTCCGCAAGGAGTTCGACGCGGACTTCTACGCCGCCTCGACCCGCGACGCCGACGTTCACGGCGGCGACCCATTCATCGTGGAGGCCGGAATCGCCTACGGCGGCGAGCTAGACGAGGAGGGCAAGGCCGAGGTCCTGCGGTTCGCCAACCGCGTCCCGCTGGTCTACCAGCGAGGAGCCTGCGCGACGACCGACGTGGTGAAGTCCATCGGCTGGCGCAACTACAACCTCAGCCAACCGGGCGGTTCGGGCATCCCGACCGGCCCGGCGGTCGTCATGGTCCACGTCGCCTCGACCAACGTCCCGTTCACCAGCGAGTCGAAGGACGCAATCGCCAACGTTCCCGCGATAGAAGACGAAATCGAGTTGGCGATTCGAGAGGCCGCCCGCGAACTCAAATCCTATCTCAACAAGCGCAAGTCCCTCCAGAAGCGCAAGAAGAAGCAGAACGTCATCGCCTCCATCCTGCCGGAGATGGCCGAGAAGTTGGCCGACGTGACCGGCCAGAGCGAACCGCAGTACGAGGATGCACTGGCCCGCATCATGAACAACGTCCTCGTGGAGCGCGAAGTCGAAGATGAGAAGATTCGGCTAATCGTAGAGAACAATAGTGGGACGAATGTAAATCCTCGACTGAGAGATCTTATAGAAACTGAGCCCCAGAACCTCTCAGACGGTGCTAGAAAATCTGGAAACGATGAAGAAGGGTGGCTGATTGACTGGTCGCCAACAGTTGAAAGCGGTGGCGAAGCAGTTCTCACCTTCGAAATCGCTGAGAACGTATCGTTTGGTAAAGTAAAAGTTGAGGGGATTGAGAACCCCAAACTGACTAACAATACAGAGCCATGA
- a CDS encoding pyridoxamine 5'-phosphate oxidase family protein, translating to MEGLRWVQLSDEERDDFLGNGGTGTLSFSTENDEPPFSLPVSYGYDAGSFYFRLAFPDDSAKTEVVENPVSFVTHARTDDGWRSVVAAGKLEDVTDMDYDSAAVQGMWAVDIPKVDVFEDPPDDISFRQYRLVPEKLTGRKEVRSDD from the coding sequence ATGGAAGGGCTACGGTGGGTGCAACTGAGCGACGAGGAGCGCGACGACTTCCTCGGTAACGGCGGTACGGGGACGCTCTCGTTTTCGACCGAGAACGACGAACCGCCGTTCTCGTTGCCGGTCTCCTACGGCTACGACGCCGGAAGCTTCTACTTCAGACTCGCGTTCCCCGACGACAGCGCGAAAACGGAAGTGGTCGAGAATCCCGTCAGCTTCGTCACGCACGCCCGGACCGACGACGGGTGGCGGAGCGTCGTCGCCGCGGGGAAACTGGAAGACGTGACCGACATGGACTACGACTCGGCCGCGGTGCAGGGGATGTGGGCCGTGGACATCCCGAAGGTAGACGTGTTCGAGGACCCGCCGGACGACATCTCGTTCCGGCAGTATCGCCTCGTGCCCGAGAAACTGACCGGGCGAAAGGAAGTTCGTTCGGACGACTGA
- a CDS encoding ABC transporter permease, with translation MTASGSRASAVGARAGPPLVVALLGLVAWWAAARTAAVPDVIFPTPFDVGAALAAHWPALVGAAGVTAATAGLGIVGGALVGVLLAMAMTASETTRAVVRPYVVALRVVPVVAVAPLLFRWFGDGVPARALLAGTLAVFPVTIATHQGLSATPEEYLSLARSVGASPTARFVRVRLPAAAPDAFAGLKIAAAAGVVGAVVAEFLTLKAGIGYRVFRASTRLQTARMVAALLVLAALGVTFYLLPALVERRVDWG, from the coding sequence ATGACCGCTTCCGGGTCGCGCGCGTCCGCAGTCGGCGCGCGCGCCGGGCCGCCGCTGGTCGTCGCCCTCCTCGGACTGGTCGCGTGGTGGGCCGCCGCCCGGACCGCCGCAGTGCCGGACGTTATCTTCCCGACGCCGTTCGACGTGGGCGCGGCGCTCGCGGCCCACTGGCCCGCGCTCGTCGGCGCGGCGGGCGTCACGGCCGCCACGGCGGGCCTCGGAATCGTCGGGGGCGCGCTCGTCGGCGTCCTGTTGGCGATGGCGATGACCGCCTCCGAGACGACTCGCGCGGTCGTCCGGCCCTACGTCGTCGCGCTCCGGGTCGTCCCGGTCGTCGCGGTCGCGCCCCTCCTCTTCCGCTGGTTCGGCGACGGGGTTCCGGCGCGGGCGCTCCTCGCGGGGACGCTGGCGGTCTTCCCGGTGACGATAGCGACTCATCAAGGGTTGTCGGCGACGCCCGAGGAGTACCTCTCGCTAGCGCGGTCGGTCGGCGCGTCCCCGACCGCCCGGTTCGTCCGCGTCCGCCTCCCGGCGGCCGCGCCCGACGCGTTCGCAGGCCTGAAAATCGCGGCCGCCGCGGGGGTCGTCGGCGCGGTCGTCGCGGAGTTCCTGACGCTGAAGGCGGGCATCGGCTACCGGGTCTTCCGGGCCTCGACGCGACTCCAGACCGCCCGGATGGTCGCGGCGCTCCTCGTGCTGGCGGCGCTCGGTGTGACGTTCTACCTCCTGCCCGCGCTGGTCGAGCGCAGGGTCGATTGGGGGTGA
- a CDS encoding ABC transporter permease, translated as MSYADRVPAAQVSLPAGALAVGLLAWWGVVALLDAPPYLLPSPVAVGDRLLARPGLYLRNAGVTLETVLAGGAVGVLGGFLAAGVVVHSTLLRRALAPYLVTLRVLPKIAVAPLLLVYLGTGAGTAVTFVALVSFFPTFVSSTAGLRETPDEYLDLLRSVDAGPVETFLRVRVPAALPAVFGGLKQSAALAVVGAVVAEWILTDAGLGYLVLVGAENVQTDAVLAAVVVLFAEGMAVYGAVAAAESRLSW; from the coding sequence ATGAGCTACGCCGACCGCGTTCCTGCCGCGCAGGTCTCGCTCCCCGCCGGTGCGCTGGCCGTCGGCCTCCTCGCGTGGTGGGGCGTCGTCGCCCTGCTGGACGCGCCGCCGTATCTCCTCCCCTCGCCCGTCGCGGTCGGCGACCGACTGCTCGCGCGGCCGGGCCTCTATCTCCGGAACGCCGGTGTCACGCTCGAAACCGTCCTCGCCGGGGGTGCGGTCGGCGTCCTCGGGGGCTTTCTCGCGGCCGGGGTCGTCGTCCACTCGACGCTCCTCCGGCGGGCGCTCGCGCCCTACCTCGTCACGTTGCGCGTCCTCCCGAAAATCGCGGTCGCGCCGCTCCTGCTCGTCTATTTAGGCACCGGCGCGGGGACCGCGGTGACGTTCGTCGCGCTCGTCTCGTTCTTCCCGACGTTCGTGAGTTCGACCGCCGGTCTCCGGGAGACGCCCGACGAGTACCTCGACCTCCTCCGGTCGGTCGATGCGGGACCGGTCGAGACGTTCCTCCGCGTTCGGGTCCCGGCCGCGCTTCCCGCCGTCTTCGGGGGCCTGAAGCAGTCGGCCGCGCTCGCGGTCGTCGGCGCGGTCGTCGCCGAGTGGATTCTGACCGACGCCGGGTTGGGGTATCTGGTCCTCGTCGGCGCGGAGAACGTCCAGACCGACGCGGTGCTGGCGGCCGTCGTCGTCCTCTTCGCGGAGGGGATGGCGGTCTACGGCGCGGTCGCGGCGGCCGAGAGTCGCCTCTCGTGGTAG